One segment of Bacillus horti DNA contains the following:
- the vrrA gene encoding VrrA/YqfQ family protein, whose product MVKQNLNLGRQAGFLLGQASNPAANPGSMLPSPTPFMNQSAPVLPGGNSPFFGGGSSPFLGGLPFQGGPGSMAPMAPGGTGGGLGGMLKGLLGGNGSLNLPSILSNAQKMIGAVNQAGEVVRNVGPMLQMLKGLNLSELLQDNDDELKEEEAKPKKKQKRKKRSKSKKGKGKKTAKSKKTAKNKKRTKKAIKIKK is encoded by the coding sequence ATGGTCAAGCAAAATCTCAATCTTGGCAGGCAGGCCGGATTTTTACTTGGGCAAGCTTCAAATCCAGCAGCGAATCCCGGATCTATGCTACCCAGCCCAACTCCGTTCATGAATCAGAGTGCACCCGTTTTGCCAGGTGGAAACTCACCGTTTTTTGGTGGGGGTTCCTCACCATTCTTAGGTGGACTGCCGTTTCAAGGTGGTCCAGGAAGCATGGCTCCCATGGCACCTGGTGGTACAGGTGGTGGTTTAGGAGGCATGCTAAAAGGGTTACTAGGGGGGAACGGAAGCTTAAACTTACCAAGCATACTTTCCAATGCACAGAAAATGATCGGAGCAGTAAATCAGGCTGGTGAAGTGGTACGCAACGTAGGACCAATGCTTCAAATGCTTAAAGGACTAAATTTGAGCGAGCTTTTACAGGATAATGACGACGAATTAAAGGAAGAAGAAGCTAAGCCGAAAAAAAAGCAAAAACGTAAAAAACGCTCCAAATCCAAAAAAGGAAAAGGTAAAAAAACAGCTAAAAGCAAAAAAACAGCTAAAAACAAAAAGAGAACAAAAAAAGCTATAAAAATAAAAAAATAA